One window of uncultured Trichococcus sp. genomic DNA carries:
- a CDS encoding cytochrome c biogenesis protein CcdA — MTTWVAFAAGALSFLSPCTLPLLPLYISYITGLNVQQIKEDSSLSVRRNIMLHSIVFLLGVSAVYFTLGLGVSYLGNLFSTVLTGPVSVLLQRVSGLLIILMGLTTVGYLKLPLLLGDHRKLKATKGVSFLSTFLIGLGFAAGWTPCIGPIFSSILLLGNAMGSPPVLYLLMYVLGFSVPFLLVTFFIGRLKSILKYSEIFMKIGGWLMILFGLLLLTGRLEALSIAILNFLEGTPFERLG; from the coding sequence TTGACCACATGGGTAGCCTTTGCGGCGGGCGCTTTGTCCTTTCTATCGCCGTGTACGCTGCCGCTGTTGCCCTTGTACATTTCCTATATCACCGGACTGAATGTGCAACAGATAAAAGAGGACAGCTCACTTTCCGTCAGGCGCAATATTATGCTGCACTCAATCGTCTTTCTGTTGGGTGTATCGGCTGTATACTTCACTTTGGGTCTTGGCGTGAGCTATCTCGGGAATCTTTTCAGTACCGTACTTACCGGTCCGGTGAGTGTCTTGCTGCAGCGTGTATCGGGATTGCTCATTATTCTGATGGGTTTGACGACAGTCGGCTATCTGAAGCTTCCGCTTCTGTTGGGGGACCACCGGAAGCTGAAGGCAACGAAAGGTGTCAGCTTTCTTTCGACATTTTTGATCGGACTGGGTTTTGCTGCCGGCTGGACGCCTTGTATCGGACCGATTTTTTCATCGATCCTGCTGTTGGGGAATGCGATGGGGTCGCCACCGGTGCTGTATCTGCTGATGTACGTGCTTGGCTTTTCGGTGCCATTCCTGTTGGTAACTTTTTTCATCGGAAGGCTCAAGTCCATTTTGAAATACAGCGAAATATTCATGAAAATCGGCGGGTGGCTGATGATCCTGTTCGGCCTGTTGTTGCTTACTGGAAGGCTTGAAGCTTTGTCGATTGCTATCCTGAATTTTTTGGAAGGGACGCCCTTTGAGCGCCTCGGTTAG
- a CDS encoding MBL fold metallo-hydrolase, producing MFFKSFFDPQIAQFSYLVGCQKTGEAIIIDPLRALDDYIKAAEDESLVITAATETHIHADYASGLRETGRRLGAKLYVSDMGGDDWRYQDLPQGSVLLQDGDIISVGKVKLEVLHTPGHTPESVSFLLTDIGGGSDIPMGLFTGDFIFVGDVGRPDLLEEAAHMQGTTEIGAKAMFRSLQKIADYPDHLQIWPCHGAGSACGKSLGAVPMTTLGYEKYNNWAFQYDEETSFIETLTQDQPEPPTYFAQMKKINKLDSGAYVPYPVFPLQQAGPNDRVIDLRAKEMYQAGHIERTLNIPLNKKFLGYAGWFLDYEGQVTFIGTKEDAESAARQLQLIGFDQVRGYLDAGQIKDEKMTETIPAAAFIALRQAKDLQILDVRSKSEWDKGHLSDAKRVLLGKLLEDPLPFKRDEPLYVHCQSGVRSSIAIGALEERGFKKIVNILGGYTAIENSLNEQT from the coding sequence ATGTTTTTTAAATCATTTTTCGATCCGCAAATAGCGCAATTTTCCTATTTGGTGGGTTGTCAAAAAACAGGGGAAGCCATCATTATCGATCCCCTGCGCGCATTGGATGATTACATCAAGGCAGCCGAAGACGAAAGCCTGGTCATCACTGCGGCCACGGAAACGCATATCCATGCCGATTATGCATCCGGCCTGCGGGAAACCGGGAGGCGTTTAGGAGCCAAACTGTATGTTTCTGATATGGGCGGGGATGACTGGCGCTACCAGGATTTGCCTCAAGGAAGTGTGCTGCTGCAGGATGGGGACATCATCTCCGTAGGGAAGGTCAAACTGGAAGTGTTGCACACGCCTGGGCATACGCCCGAGAGTGTGTCATTCCTGTTGACGGACATCGGCGGCGGTTCGGACATTCCGATGGGACTGTTCACCGGCGACTTCATCTTTGTGGGTGACGTCGGCCGGCCGGACTTGCTGGAAGAGGCTGCGCATATGCAAGGGACCACCGAAATTGGAGCCAAAGCGATGTTCCGGTCCCTGCAGAAAATAGCTGACTATCCTGACCATCTGCAGATCTGGCCATGTCACGGTGCCGGCAGTGCCTGCGGGAAGTCGCTGGGAGCCGTTCCGATGACCACTTTGGGCTACGAAAAATACAACAACTGGGCTTTTCAGTATGACGAGGAAACGAGCTTCATCGAGACATTGACGCAGGATCAGCCGGAGCCGCCTACCTACTTTGCCCAGATGAAGAAAATCAACAAATTAGACAGTGGCGCCTATGTGCCTTATCCGGTCTTCCCGCTTCAGCAGGCCGGCCCGAATGACAGGGTGATCGATCTGCGCGCGAAAGAAATGTATCAAGCCGGACACATCGAAAGAACGCTGAATATTCCGCTGAACAAAAAGTTTTTGGGTTACGCCGGCTGGTTTTTGGATTACGAAGGGCAAGTGACCTTCATCGGAACCAAAGAAGATGCTGAATCCGCAGCCCGCCAGCTTCAGCTGATCGGGTTCGACCAAGTCAGAGGCTATCTGGATGCCGGCCAAATCAAGGATGAAAAGATGACCGAAACGATCCCCGCAGCCGCCTTCATCGCCTTGCGCCAAGCAAAGGATCTGCAGATATTGGACGTGCGTTCGAAGAGCGAATGGGATAAAGGGCATCTGTCCGATGCCAAACGCGTACTCCTCGGCAAACTTTTGGAGGACCCGTTGCCGTTCAAGAGGGATGAACCTTTGTACGTCCATTGCCAGTCCGGAGTCCGTTCCTCAATCGCCATCGGTGCATTGGAGGAGAGGGGATTCAAAAAGATCGTCAATATCCTGGGAGGATATACCGCGATCGAAAACAGCCTCAACGAACAGACATAA
- the helD gene encoding RNA polymerase recycling motor HelD, with translation MHKDLTKEQERVHRVIEVINKERTRLAEQVEEKSEKQRQQLKESKEIKISQGSSESVWESSVELRAFEQELMIRNNELQNSNERVAVLEKMQDEPYFGRIDYHDEYGNETIYIGIGSLFEKDENLIVDWRSPIASLYYEGSKGEKVKLMIANQPMTYGVDLKRQFLIRQAEIIRMMDTDNVMGDPYLLEVLEGPSSYQMGTVVSTLQKEQNQIVRETKAAVTLIEGVAGSGKTVVLMQKIAYLLYAFRDQLQSEEVVLFSPNKIFQEYVSQVLPALGELNVGNTTFSEFMERKMTGFSLRADQEDGLAKVTVLKGSLAFYEALQKYGTLLKKRYLKFSDIRFRDDIILSQKEIESAFYSIDSQGSLASKLDILKRHLLQRVERIQQSQKGKPWVEKEMIAMSDLDLYRYEKETHNQKAMEEAMTADILEDAFEPIVARIEALAFIRYKNQYIHFLRAVPKLLSLDAFGLDEDEWRAHIAMVAEHLAEKSVLLEDLDAYYSLRLLLKGPSSDMKYQYICLDEVQDFSPFQLQMLQHAYPSARFILSGDLNQNILNRRLSFDDLRTIFSESTFRSYRLLTSYRSTNEIVRFSESFIEGEKPEGTYIRSGKKPEVLLTEDDRLDMGYIRQKVESSVAAGMRVAFISRNAEDAERISQDLTLVGIDYKLVQQDTDNSHHPVLIMPARLAKGLEFDVVFAICHYPAKAAKNELQILYTICTRAMHELYLTVSEQEAGLLERVNPDYYDVRKM, from the coding sequence TTGCATAAAGATCTAACGAAAGAACAAGAACGCGTCCATCGCGTCATTGAAGTCATCAATAAGGAAAGAACGCGATTGGCCGAGCAAGTAGAAGAAAAAAGCGAAAAGCAAAGACAGCAATTAAAGGAATCCAAAGAGATCAAAATCAGCCAAGGGTCCTCAGAAAGCGTCTGGGAATCATCGGTGGAACTGAGGGCTTTCGAGCAGGAGTTGATGATCCGCAACAATGAATTGCAGAACAGCAACGAGCGCGTCGCTGTATTGGAAAAGATGCAGGATGAACCTTACTTCGGCCGTATCGATTATCACGATGAGTACGGCAATGAAACGATCTATATCGGAATCGGATCCTTGTTCGAGAAAGATGAGAATCTGATCGTTGACTGGCGTTCACCGATCGCATCCCTTTATTATGAGGGAAGCAAAGGTGAAAAAGTGAAGCTGATGATAGCCAATCAACCGATGACGTACGGCGTTGACCTGAAACGGCAATTCCTGATCAGGCAAGCGGAAATCATCCGCATGATGGATACGGACAATGTCATGGGCGATCCGTATTTGCTGGAAGTGTTGGAGGGACCTTCCTCCTATCAGATGGGTACGGTCGTATCCACTTTGCAGAAAGAGCAGAACCAGATCGTCAGGGAAACCAAAGCGGCCGTCACGCTGATAGAAGGGGTGGCCGGATCAGGAAAAACGGTTGTGCTGATGCAGAAGATCGCGTACTTACTGTATGCTTTTCGGGACCAACTGCAATCGGAAGAAGTCGTCCTGTTTTCCCCGAACAAAATATTCCAGGAATACGTCTCCCAGGTGTTGCCTGCATTGGGTGAACTGAACGTGGGGAATACGACCTTCAGTGAGTTCATGGAGCGGAAGATGACCGGCTTTTCTTTGCGCGCTGATCAAGAAGATGGTTTGGCGAAGGTTACGGTACTGAAGGGCAGTCTGGCCTTTTATGAAGCGTTGCAGAAATACGGAACCCTCCTGAAGAAACGTTACCTGAAATTCTCGGATATCCGTTTTCGCGATGACATCATCCTTTCGCAAAAGGAGATCGAGTCAGCCTTCTACAGCATCGATAGCCAAGGTTCGTTGGCAAGCAAGTTGGATATCCTCAAAAGGCACTTGCTGCAGCGCGTGGAACGTATCCAACAGTCACAGAAAGGCAAGCCTTGGGTGGAAAAAGAGATGATTGCCATGTCGGATCTGGATCTGTACCGTTACGAAAAAGAGACCCACAATCAAAAAGCGATGGAAGAGGCCATGACGGCGGATATCCTGGAGGACGCTTTCGAACCGATCGTTGCGAGGATCGAAGCGTTGGCCTTCATCCGCTATAAGAATCAATACATCCATTTCCTACGGGCGGTCCCTAAATTGCTTTCATTGGATGCTTTCGGCCTGGATGAAGACGAATGGCGCGCCCATATCGCAATGGTTGCGGAACATCTGGCCGAGAAGAGCGTGCTGTTGGAAGATCTGGATGCCTATTACAGCCTGCGTTTGTTGCTGAAGGGACCCTCCAGCGACATGAAGTACCAATACATCTGTCTGGATGAGGTGCAGGATTTTTCACCTTTCCAACTGCAGATGCTGCAGCATGCCTACCCGAGCGCACGCTTCATCCTGAGCGGCGACTTGAACCAGAATATCCTGAACAGACGCCTTTCCTTTGATGATCTTCGGACCATCTTTTCTGAAAGCACGTTCCGTTCCTACCGTCTGTTGACCAGTTACCGTTCGACGAACGAAATCGTCCGTTTCTCGGAAAGCTTCATCGAAGGCGAGAAACCGGAAGGGACCTACATCCGTTCCGGCAAGAAACCGGAAGTGCTGCTGACTGAGGATGACAGGCTCGATATGGGTTACATCAGGCAGAAGGTGGAGTCGAGTGTCGCGGCCGGCATGCGCGTGGCTTTCATCAGCCGCAATGCGGAAGACGCGGAACGCATCAGCCAAGACCTGACTTTGGTCGGCATTGACTACAAACTGGTGCAGCAGGATACCGACAACAGCCATCATCCGGTATTGATCATGCCGGCCCGCTTGGCAAAAGGTCTGGAATTCGATGTCGTTTTTGCGATTTGCCATTATCCGGCAAAAGCTGCCAAGAACGAACTGCAGATCCTCTACACAATCTGCACCCGGGCGATGCACGAGCTCTATCTGACCGTTTCCGAGCAGGAAGCCGGCCTGTTGGAACGCGTCAATCCGGATTATTATGACGTAAGAAAAATGTAA